One genomic window of Silurus meridionalis isolate SWU-2019-XX chromosome 22, ASM1480568v1, whole genome shotgun sequence includes the following:
- the twist1a gene encoding twist-related protein 1a, which translates to MFEEEAMHDESSSPESPVDSLGNSEEELDNQQKRGGRKRRGAARSGEDSDSPTPGSGKRGKKCAGSPQSFEDLQTQRVMANVRERQRTQSLNEAFASLRKIIPTLPSDKLSKIQTLKLAARYIDFLCQVLQSDELDSKMASCSYVAHERLSYAFSVWRMEGAWSMSTSH; encoded by the coding sequence ATGTTCGAGGAAGAGGCGATGCACGACGAGTCCAGTTCCCCGGAATCCCCGGTGGACAGTCTTGGTAACAGCGAAGAGGAGCTCGACAATCAGCAGAAGCGCGGAGGAAGGAAAAGGAGGGGAGCGGCCAGAAGCGGAGAGGATTCGGACAGTCCGACCCCGGGGTCTGGGAAGCGAGGCAAAAAGTGCGCCGGGAGCCCGCAGTCGTTCGAGGACCTGCAGACGCAGCGCGTCATGGCGAACGTGCGGGAACGGCAGCGCACGCAGTCCCTTAACGAGGCGTTCGCCTCCTTGCGCAAGATCATCCCCACCCTGCCTTCAGACAAACTTAGCAAAATACAGACTCTCAAGCTCGCCGCGCGCTATATCGACTTCCTTTGCCAGGTGCTGCAAAGCGACGAGCTGGACTCCAAAATGGCGAGCTGCAGTTATGTGGCGCACGAGCGGCTCAGCTACGCGTTCTCCGTGTGGAGGATGGAGGGCGCATGGTCCATGTCAACATCGCACTAA
- the LOC124376323 gene encoding fer3-like protein yields the protein MDTQMPFHEQTMFHFASDVNAEVAPRSFFGGAGCHGASPTYHVEYHEAGEDLPQAADGFDCTGESDARKAPRRKRVITNVQRRAANIRERRRMFSLNEAFDELRRKVPTFAYEKRLSRIETLRLAIVYISFMTELLEK from the coding sequence ATGGACACGCAGATGCCTTTTCACGAGCAGACTATGTTCCACTTCGCCAGCGATGTGAACGCTGAAGTGGCCCCGCGGTCCTTCTTTGGAGGTGCGGGATGCCACGGCGCATCACCGACTTACCACGTGGAGTATCATGAAGCAGGCGAGGACCTCCCCCAGGCCGCGGACGGGTTCGACTGCACAGGTGAGAGCGACGCCCGCAAAGCCCCGAGGCGGAAGCGCGTGATTACGAACGTGCAGCGGCGAGCCGCCAACATCCGCGAGCGCAGAAGGATGTTCAGCCTGAACGAAGCTTTCGATGAACTCCGGCGCAAAGTGCCGACCTTCGCCTACGAGAAGAGACTGTCGAGGATCGAAACGCTGCGCCTGGCCATCGTCTACATCTCCTTCATGACGGAGTTACTGGAGAAATGA